From a region of the Mercurialis annua linkage group LG1-X, ddMerAnnu1.2, whole genome shotgun sequence genome:
- the LOC126670189 gene encoding uncharacterized protein LOC126670189, which translates to MSNLTKLEFTTLDVSGKNYLSWILDAKIHLQASSHEDTIKERNNASTQDREKVMIFLRHHLDEGLKNEYLSKDNPLVLWNSLKERFDHQKTDFKSVSEYNSAIFRISSKLKLCGETITDEDLLEKTFSTFHASNVVLQQQYREKGFKKYSELIYCLLVAEQNNELLMKNHAARPTNSAPFPEVNASAYRSPRGRGSGRGRGHGYGRGGNNYNHVGYNNSFKHKNHHQKWDKKEEK; encoded by the exons ATGTCAAACCTTACAAAGCTTGAATTTACGACACTTGATGTATCTGGAAAAAATTATCTGTCATGGATACTAGATGCAAAAATACATCTGCAAGCCTCTAGTCATGAGGACACTATTAAAGAGAGAAATAATGCCTCTACTCAAGATCGTGAAAAAGTAATGATCTTCCTTCGCCATCATCTTGATGAaggattaaaaaatgaatatctcAGTAAAGATAATCCACTTGTTCTCTGGAATAGTTTAAAAGAACGCTTCGACCATCAAAAAACT GATTTTAAAAGTGTTAGTGAATACAATTCTGCAATATTCCGAATAAGCTCAAAGCTAAAATTGTGTGGAGAAACAATTACTGATGaagatttattagaaaaaacatTCTCCACTTTTCATGCATCTAATGTGGTACTCCAGCAGCAGTATCGTGAGAAAGGCTTTAAGAAATATTCAGAGCTAATTTATTGCCTTCTAGTGGCTGAGCAGAATAACGAGCTGTTAATGAAAAATCATGCGGCACGACCCACTAATTCTGCTCCATTTCCTGAAGTAAATGCGAGCGCATATAGATCTCCTCGTGGTCGTGGTAGTGGTCGTGGTCGTGGTCATGGTTATGGTCGAGGTGGAAATAATTACAACCATGTCGGTTATAATAACTCCTTTAAGCATAAGAATCACCACCAGAAGTGGGATAAGAAGGaggaaaaataa